Within Thermococcus indicus, the genomic segment AAATCATCGATAACGTCAAAGAGCCTTCCCACCACTGCGAGCAGGAGAAACCCGAAGGAATATTTTATCAGGGTGTTGAGTTCCGGGTCGTACTTGCCCATACGGCGATACAGAAATATCACAACGTAACCAATCGCGAGCAGAAGGACGAGGTCCATGCCCAACGTGTACCACGGAACTATCAGCCCCATATTACCTCCACCTCATCGGTGCGGAACTTCTGATGCACCACGGTGTCCTCCAGCGAGAAGCGCACCCCACCGAGGTACATCCTAAGGCCTGTGTAGGCTATCATCGCACCGTTATCCCTGCAGAGGTCGTAGGGCGGGACGAAAAAGTCTATGCCCCTGTCCTCCGTCATCACTTTCAGCATCTCGCGGAGGCGATTGTTGGCGGCGACGCCGCCGACCAGGACGACCTCCTCCTTACCGGTGTGTGCCACGGCCCTCTCCGTCACCTCCACCAGAGCGGCAAAGGCGGTCTCCTGGAAGGAATAAGCCAGATCCTCCACGCGGTACTTCCCGGTTCTGTACTTCCGAACCGCCTCGGTCAGTATCCCAGAGAAGCTTAAGTCCATCCCCTTAACCGCATAGGGGAGTTCTATGTACCGCTCTCCCTTAAGAGCGAGCTTCTCGATCTTCGGCCCACCCGGAAAGCCTATTCCCAGCTCCCTAGCGAAGGTGTCTATCGCGTTGCCTATTCCAATGTCGAGGGTCTCGCCGAAGACGCGGTAGCGGCCGCCTTCAAGTGCCAAAACCTGAGTGTTACCGCCGCTGACGTAGAGGCCGACGGGATCCTTAACCCCGAACATCTTGGTTATCTCCACGTGGGCGATGCAGTGGTTGACGCCGACTATGGGCTTTCTGTATTTTATCGCCAGCGCTCTTGCGGCGGTCGCAACGACGCGGAGACACGGCCCCAGTCCCGGCCCCTGGGAGAAAGCTATAACGTCAACGTCCTCCATGTCTATTCCAGCCTCGTCAAGGGCCTTTCTGAGAAGGGGCTTTAGGAGTTTAGAATGATGTTCCGCCGCCTCCTTGGGGTGTATCCCACCCTTCTCCGTCGTGAGAGTGTGGAATACGTTGGCCAGAACCTCCTTTTCTGTAACGATGCCTATGCCGAGTGTGTGGGCGGTACCTTCCAGACCTAAGGCTATCATGGTGTTTGAAATGCAGCAGAAGGGTATAAAAGACTAACGTTGGGCCACAAGAGAACTCAGAACCCGCGTTAATAGTGGGAACTCATCTTCGGAACAAAATGCTGAGGTGCGATAAAACAGAATTCCATAAATCGGAACCTCCTCGTAAACCTTCTGTATTCTTTCAATACCCCCGTGGACGTACTGGATAACTCCCGAACCTTCTATAACAAGGAGATTTGATTTTTTGCCGTTGGTAGAGTCAACATACCATATATCCGGACTGAAATACCGGGGCATTCTAAGAACCCACTTGGATTTGGAAGCAACTTCCATAGAGTACTCCTTTTTGAGGAAGGGGAGCTTTACGGGACCAAGTTTGCGCCTCTTCCTGGCCGTCGTTGTGGTTTTCTCCATCAAAACGAGTCTAACCTCTCCCCTGGACACAACAATTCTAACCCTGTTAATTTTTAACCCATCGTCCTTAAGAGAATTCCATCTTCCCCGAGGTGTAACTTTTATGGCAACGTCTGATACAGAGAATTCAGCCTTCGATACCAAACGCACCACCATGTTAAAAGAGTAAGATATGCAATATAAACCTATCGACGGGACAGCCACATCAAGGCCCTAGCAGCCCTCTCGGGGGTCGGGAAGTTCTTGACCCCACGTCCCTCCAGTAGCTCAACCCCGTCCCTGACGAGCTCCCCCGCCATGAAGTTGACGATGACCGGTTTGTTGCATTCTGCCTCGATGATGGCCCTTGCTATCTCCTCGCTGGGCAGGAATATGGGCGGCACGCAGATGACGAGGAGTGAATCCACGTTTTTATCCCTGCAAACGACCTCGATGGTTTTCCTGTACCTCTCGTAGTCCGCATCAGCTATCAGGTCAATCGGGTTCCTCACCGAGCACTGGGGCGGAAGGAAGGAGCGGAGTTCATTGACGGTTTCATCACTCAGCCTTGCAATCTCAAGGCCCAGCCTTTCGAGCT encodes:
- a CDS encoding bifunctional N(6)-L-threonylcarbamoyladenine synthase/serine/threonine protein kinase, producing the protein MIALGLEGTAHTLGIGIVTEKEVLANVFHTLTTEKGGIHPKEAAEHHSKLLKPLLRKALDEAGIDMEDVDVIAFSQGPGLGPCLRVVATAARALAIKYRKPIVGVNHCIAHVEITKMFGVKDPVGLYVSGGNTQVLALEGGRYRVFGETLDIGIGNAIDTFARELGIGFPGGPKIEKLALKGERYIELPYAVKGMDLSFSGILTEAVRKYRTGKYRVEDLAYSFQETAFAALVEVTERAVAHTGKEEVVLVGGVAANNRLREMLKVMTEDRGIDFFVPPYDLCRDNGAMIAYTGLRMYLGGVRFSLEDTVVHQKFRTDEVEVIWG